A stretch of the Filimonas lacunae genome encodes the following:
- a CDS encoding response regulator: protein MKKILLIEDNQNIRENTAEILELANYKVFTAENGKIGVEVALEEKPDLIICDIMMPVLDGYGVLHLLHKNPAIQNTPFIFLSAKAERADIRRGMELGADDYLTKPFMETELLTAIESRLKKVEAMKQEFTPDLPGLDKLMRISTGNDSLESFTADRNVNTYKKKQIIYSEGNRPARLFYIKKGKVITYKCNEDGKELVVGLYNEGEFLGHIALLEGTVYKEMAKAIEDTELAIIPKEDFEDLMNNNQNIARKFITMLAKNITEQEERLLKLAYNSLRKKVADALITLHKKYNTTIDIGRENLASIAGTATESMIRTLGDFKNEKLIDIKDGNIIILNEKKLESLLN, encoded by the coding sequence ATGAAGAAGATTTTATTGATAGAAGACAACCAGAACATACGCGAGAATACAGCTGAAATTCTGGAACTGGCCAACTACAAGGTGTTTACTGCCGAGAATGGTAAAATAGGTGTGGAAGTTGCTTTAGAAGAAAAGCCTGATTTAATTATCTGCGATATTATGATGCCGGTGCTGGATGGCTATGGCGTGTTGCATCTTTTACATAAAAACCCCGCCATTCAAAACACCCCGTTTATCTTTCTATCTGCCAAGGCAGAGCGGGCCGATATACGCCGGGGTATGGAGCTGGGCGCCGATGATTATTTAACCAAGCCTTTTATGGAAACAGAGCTGCTTACTGCCATTGAAAGCAGGCTGAAGAAAGTAGAAGCTATGAAGCAGGAGTTTACGCCCGACCTTCCGGGGCTGGATAAGCTAATGCGCATTTCTACCGGCAACGATTCGCTGGAATCCTTTACCGCCGATAGAAACGTAAACACCTATAAGAAAAAACAAATTATTTATTCAGAAGGCAACCGCCCTGCCCGCCTGTTTTATATTAAAAAGGGTAAGGTTATTACCTATAAGTGTAATGAAGATGGTAAAGAACTGGTGGTGGGCTTATACAACGAGGGTGAGTTTCTGGGCCATATAGCCCTGCTGGAAGGCACTGTGTATAAAGAGATGGCCAAAGCGATTGAAGATACCGAACTGGCTATTATACCGAAGGAAGATTTTGAAGACCTGATGAATAATAACCAGAACATAGCCCGTAAGTTTATTACCATGCTGGCTAAAAACATTACCGAGCAGGAAGAACGCTTGTTAAAGCTGGCCTATAATTCGTTACGCAAAAAAGTGGCAGACGCTTTAATTACCCTGCATAAAAAATACAATACCACTATAGATATAGGCCGTGAAAACCTGGCCAGTATTGCCGGAACCGCCACGGAGTCGATGATAAGAACCCTGGGCGATTTTAAAAATGAAAAGCTGATAGATATTAAAGACGGTAATATTATTATACTGAATGAAAAGAAACTGGAAAGCCTGCTGAATTAA
- a CDS encoding 2-C-methyl-D-erythritol 4-phosphate cytidylyltransferase, whose protein sequence is MKKIAVIVAGGNGTRMGSVTPKQFLLLHDKPVLWHTLAAFLQSYPDMEVVLVLPEAHIPIGQEITTQLLSVIPDAAQRVRITAGGETRYQSVQKGLQQVQQPAVIFVHDGVRCMVSKALIQRCYEQAIEKGSAIPVVTATDSIRLLDTLPANGQMGASAVADRARVCIVQTPQTFISSILLPAFEQPYNDAFTDEATVAEAAGHTVHLVEGDYANIKITRPVDLLMAEKLLAGE, encoded by the coding sequence ATGAAAAAAATAGCCGTCATAGTAGCAGGAGGTAACGGCACCCGTATGGGCAGTGTTACTCCCAAGCAGTTCCTCCTGTTGCATGACAAACCTGTGTTATGGCATACGCTTGCAGCTTTTTTGCAGTCATACCCCGATATGGAAGTGGTGCTGGTACTTCCGGAAGCGCATATACCTATAGGACAGGAAATTACCACTCAGTTACTTTCTGTTATTCCTGATGCTGCACAACGTGTGCGCATTACTGCCGGTGGCGAAACCCGCTACCAATCCGTTCAAAAAGGCTTACAGCAGGTACAGCAACCGGCTGTAATATTTGTGCATGATGGCGTGCGGTGCATGGTGTCAAAAGCCCTGATACAACGCTGTTACGAGCAGGCAATTGAAAAAGGCAGCGCCATACCTGTGGTAACGGCAACCGACAGCATTCGCCTGCTGGATACACTACCGGCAAACGGCCAGATGGGAGCCAGTGCAGTTGCCGATCGCGCCCGTGTTTGCATTGTGCAAACCCCACAAACATTTATAAGTTCCATTCTTTTACCCGCATTTGAGCAGCCCTATAACGATGCTTTTACCGATGAAGCTACTGTGGCCGAAGCTGCCGGGCATACAGTGCACCTGGTAGAAGGCGATTATGCCAATATTAAAATTACCCGCCCGGTAGATCTGCTGATGGCAGAGAAGCTGCTGGCAGGGGAGTAG
- a CDS encoding universal stress protein, whose protein sequence is MMNTILVATDFSAASVNAAEYAAEMALVVKKDLLLLHIYSLNVSWNQIPLTTDNTNMSEDADTALNRLRNSLHERTGHKLTIGTEVRTGVFFTELEASCDRVKPYTVVMGSQGTTAAERFLFGGHTVHAMQNLQWPLVTVPPDARFLYVRRIGLACDFNNVADITPAPAITALVKDFNAALHILNVGKETELASDIVRESEVLESLLGEVKPQYHFIAHNDTNQALMDFVENYHIHLLLVLPRERDFADKLLHKSHTRELVLKSNVPVMALHK, encoded by the coding sequence ATGATGAATACCATACTGGTAGCCACTGATTTTTCCGCTGCCTCTGTCAATGCCGCTGAATATGCTGCCGAAATGGCCTTAGTAGTAAAGAAAGACCTGCTGCTGTTGCATATATACAGCCTGAATGTATCGTGGAACCAGATTCCGCTTACCACCGACAATACCAATATGAGCGAAGATGCCGATACGGCCCTTAACCGGTTAAGAAACAGCCTGCACGAAAGAACCGGCCATAAGCTTACCATTGGCACCGAAGTGCGCACCGGGGTGTTTTTTACCGAGCTGGAAGCTTCCTGCGACCGTGTAAAACCCTATACCGTGGTAATGGGCAGCCAGGGCACCACCGCTGCCGAACGCTTTTTATTTGGCGGGCATACGGTGCATGCCATGCAAAACCTGCAATGGCCGCTGGTAACCGTGCCGCCCGATGCCCGCTTTTTATATGTAAGAAGAATAGGGCTGGCCTGCGATTTTAACAATGTGGCAGATATTACCCCGGCACCTGCTATAACGGCGCTGGTAAAAGATTTTAACGCCGCCCTGCATATACTTAATGTGGGTAAAGAAACGGAGCTGGCTTCTGATATAGTTCGGGAATCGGAGGTGCTGGAATCGTTGTTAGGAGAAGTAAAGCCACAGTATCATTTTATTGCGCATAACGATACCAACCAGGCGTTGATGGACTTTGTAGAAAACTACCATATTCATTTGCTGCTGGTGCTGCCCCGCGAGCGAGATTTTGCCGATAAGCTGTTACACAAAAGCCATACACGCGAACTGGTGTTAAAAAGTAATGTGCCTGTTATGGCTCTGCATAAGTGA
- a CDS encoding baeRF3 domain-containing protein, with protein MMPDMIYEEKDGLEGVSEVPGVSIIMPFEPKMAIREELEQKIQAVFTKVEHELLAEYPEKYSTALTNRLREVLKQLDYSTFKQSIAVFVSPVFDKVYYLDIPVQEKVVIDENFEIRDLVASKKETTKFLVLLLNSESSRIFLGSASQFVRIAHHTPAHMMAHENNRPELVTHLEDNESGREKMLEKFLQYVDKRLGVILKVYNLPLFVVGTDRTIGHFTKKTHYKERIISYVHHNYENATDVAIQEAIAPNVANWKKVKERDLLNRIDAAMGAKKLAVGIEEVWKEATHKRGQLLVVEKKYRHTEAASETGTTFFRRPENTTAAPFYIKDAVDDVIEQVLESGGDVEFVEDGVLTGYKQIALIQYY; from the coding sequence ATGATGCCTGATATGATCTATGAAGAAAAAGACGGGTTGGAAGGAGTAAGTGAGGTACCGGGAGTAAGTATAATAATGCCCTTTGAGCCTAAAATGGCCATCAGGGAAGAATTGGAGCAAAAAATTCAGGCAGTATTCACTAAAGTTGAACACGAATTGCTTGCCGAGTATCCCGAAAAGTATAGCACTGCCTTAACCAACCGGTTACGGGAAGTGTTAAAGCAACTGGATTACTCCACTTTTAAGCAAAGCATTGCCGTTTTTGTATCGCCGGTTTTTGACAAAGTATATTACCTCGATATTCCTGTACAGGAAAAGGTGGTAATTGACGAGAACTTTGAAATCCGCGACCTGGTAGCCAGTAAAAAGGAAACCACCAAATTCCTGGTGTTGTTGTTGAACAGCGAGAGCAGCCGCATTTTCTTAGGCAGCGCTTCGCAGTTTGTGCGCATTGCGCACCATACGCCTGCACACATGATGGCGCATGAAAACAACCGCCCCGAACTAGTAACGCACCTGGAAGACAACGAAAGCGGCAGGGAAAAAATGCTGGAGAAGTTTTTACAGTATGTGGATAAGCGATTGGGTGTGATATTAAAGGTATATAATCTGCCTTTGTTTGTGGTGGGCACAGACCGCACCATCGGGCATTTTACCAAAAAAACGCATTACAAAGAGCGTATTATCAGCTATGTGCATCATAACTATGAAAACGCAACCGATGTGGCTATACAGGAAGCAATTGCACCTAATGTAGCCAATTGGAAAAAAGTAAAAGAACGTGATTTGTTAAACCGGATAGATGCTGCCATGGGCGCTAAAAAGCTGGCTGTGGGCATTGAAGAGGTTTGGAAAGAAGCTACCCACAAAAGAGGACAATTGCTGGTAGTAGAAAAGAAATACAGACATACAGAGGCGGCATCAGAAACAGGCACTACCTTTTTTCGCAGACCGGAAAACACCACAGCCGCGCCATTTTATATTAAAGATGCGGTAGATGATGTGATAGAACAGGTGCTGGAAAGCGGCGGTGATGTTGAATTTGTGGAGGATGGCGTATTAACAGGCTACAAACAGATAGCGTTAATACAATACTATTAA
- a CDS encoding cysteine desulfurase family protein, with translation MNRIYLDNAATTTLDPVVLDAMMPYLTTNFGNPSSIYSYGRESRLAIENARKTVAKILNAHPAEIFFTSGGTESSNTAITASVRDLGCKHIISSPIEHHATLHTVEHLKHAGEATLSYVNILPDGHIDMEHLEQLLADSSVKTLVTLMHANNEIGNMIDIHAVGELCKKYDAIFHSDTVQTVGHFPFDLRNTYVHFINGAGHKFHGPKGVGMLYINENVKINPFIQGGSQERNMRAGTENLYGIVGFAKALQLATDNHEADSNYIRGLKYYMFEELKKVIPDVSCNGDAMGRSNYTVLNVSFPKTEKSEMILFNLDINNICASGGSACTSGADAGSHVIRAFAGNPNRMAVRFSFSKNNTKEEIDLAVAKIKELI, from the coding sequence ATGAACAGAATTTATTTGGACAATGCAGCTACTACAACGCTCGACCCCGTTGTGCTGGATGCAATGATGCCGTATCTTACCACCAATTTCGGCAACCCATCCTCTATTTACAGCTATGGCCGCGAAAGCCGTCTGGCTATTGAGAATGCCCGTAAAACAGTTGCAAAAATCCTGAACGCCCACCCTGCAGAAATCTTTTTTACCAGCGGAGGCACAGAAAGCAGCAACACGGCTATTACCGCTTCCGTGCGCGATCTGGGATGCAAACACATCATCAGCTCGCCCATTGAGCACCACGCCACTTTACACACGGTGGAGCATTTAAAGCATGCCGGTGAAGCCACTTTAAGCTATGTAAACATTTTGCCCGATGGCCATATTGATATGGAACATCTGGAGCAGTTACTGGCCGACAGTTCGGTGAAAACCCTGGTTACGCTGATGCATGCCAACAACGAAATTGGTAACATGATTGACATTCATGCAGTAGGGGAGCTTTGCAAAAAGTACGATGCTATTTTTCATAGCGATACCGTACAAACAGTAGGGCACTTCCCGTTCGATCTGCGTAACACTTATGTGCATTTCATCAACGGTGCCGGCCATAAATTTCATGGTCCTAAAGGCGTAGGCATGTTGTACATCAACGAGAATGTAAAGATCAATCCATTTATACAAGGCGGTTCGCAAGAGCGCAACATGCGTGCAGGTACCGAAAACCTGTATGGTATTGTTGGTTTTGCCAAAGCATTGCAACTGGCTACCGATAACCACGAAGCAGACAGCAATTACATCAGAGGCTTGAAATATTACATGTTTGAAGAGCTGAAAAAAGTAATTCCTGATGTTTCCTGTAATGGTGATGCTATGGGACGCAGCAACTACACTGTATTAAACGTAAGCTTCCCTAAAACAGAGAAAAGCGAGATGATCCTGTTTAACCTGGACATCAACAATATCTGTGCTTCAGGCGGTAGCGCCTGTACCAGTGGTGCAGATGCAGGAAGCCACGTAATCAGGGCTTTTGCAGGTAATCCCAACCGTATGGCAGTGCGTTTCTCTTTCAGTAAGAACAATACCAAAGAAGAAATAGATCTGGCAGTAGCCAAGATCAAAGAACTGATTTAA
- the gcvP gene encoding aminomethyl-transferring glycine dehydrogenase: MNLFTAQSSEFQNRHIGVNEADTQAMLKTIGVSSVEELIEKTVPAAIRLKQPLDLPEGIGEFEYLQELKQTAAKNKLFKTYIGQGYYNTITPSVILRNVFENPGWYTQYTPYQAEISQGRLESLLNYQTMVSDLTGLEIANASLLDEATAAAEAMAMLFHHVNKGDVISKPKFFVDNAIFTQTKDVLVTRATPINIELVFGNYKEILLDDTYFGAMLQYPNANGSVEDYRGFIANVHNVGGYVAMATDLLALTLLTSPGELGADVAVGNAQRFGVPMGYGGPHAAFFSTKDEFKRNIPGRIIGVSIDAKGNRALRMALQTREQHIKREKATSNICTAQALLANMAAMYAVYHGAQGLKTIASRVSLLAQTLSVALAELGFTNVNTQYFDTLKIEADAAVIRPIAEKHQTNFHYFADGTIGIALDETTTQTNVLDIVYIFAEAKGLDEATIGFEDEYELFNIPAFAKRSSAYLTHPVFNTHHSESQMMRYLKQLENKDLSLNTSMISLGSCTMKLNAATEMIPVSWPEFGQMHPFVPADQAKGYGQIIEELGKYLSEITGFDACSLQPNSGAQGEYAGLLTIMDFHKANGNAHRNVVLIPISAHGTNPASAVMAGMKVVVVKSDEDGHIDVADLKAKAEQYKDTLGGLMVTYPSTHGVFEETIIEICATIHQYGGQVYMDGANMNAQVGLTSPGNIGADVCHLNLHKTFAIPHGGGGPGMGPICVKAHLAPYLPSHTTLLTGEWSSSNKGNAVSAAAFGSASILLISYAYIKMLGKTGVKRATEYAILNANYMKARLESFYKILYSGSNGTCAHEFIVDLRPFKTTSGVEAEDVAKRLMDFGFHAPTLSFPVPGTIMIEPTESEDKGELDRFCDAMISIYEEIKAIENGSSDKVNNALKNAPHTQAIICADEWTNAYTRQQAAFPLYYVTQNKFWPSVSRINNTHGDRNLICTCEPIESYMS, translated from the coding sequence ATGAACTTATTTACTGCACAATCGTCAGAATTCCAGAACAGACATATTGGTGTAAATGAAGCGGATACGCAAGCCATGCTTAAAACCATTGGTGTAAGCTCTGTGGAGGAATTAATAGAAAAAACAGTTCCGGCAGCTATTCGCCTGAAGCAACCACTGGATTTGCCGGAAGGCATAGGTGAGTTTGAATACTTACAAGAGTTAAAGCAGACGGCAGCTAAGAATAAATTATTTAAAACATACATAGGCCAGGGTTATTACAACACCATTACGCCCAGCGTAATTCTGCGTAATGTGTTTGAAAACCCAGGATGGTATACCCAGTATACTCCCTACCAGGCCGAAATTTCACAAGGCCGTTTGGAAAGCCTGTTGAACTACCAGACTATGGTAAGCGACCTTACCGGTTTGGAAATAGCCAATGCTTCCCTGCTGGATGAAGCTACTGCCGCTGCCGAAGCAATGGCCATGCTGTTTCACCACGTAAACAAAGGCGATGTTATCAGCAAACCTAAATTCTTTGTTGACAACGCCATCTTCACACAAACAAAAGACGTATTGGTTACCCGCGCTACTCCTATTAACATAGAGCTGGTATTTGGTAATTATAAAGAGATATTGCTGGACGACACCTATTTCGGTGCCATGTTACAATATCCTAACGCTAACGGTAGCGTAGAAGATTACCGTGGTTTTATTGCCAACGTACACAACGTAGGTGGTTATGTAGCCATGGCTACCGACCTGCTGGCATTAACCCTGTTAACCAGCCCTGGCGAACTGGGTGCTGATGTGGCGGTAGGTAATGCACAACGCTTTGGTGTTCCAATGGGTTACGGTGGACCACACGCTGCTTTCTTCTCTACAAAAGATGAATTTAAGCGTAACATCCCCGGCCGTATCATTGGTGTGAGCATCGATGCCAAAGGCAACCGTGCTTTACGTATGGCGCTGCAAACACGCGAGCAACACATTAAACGCGAAAAAGCTACTTCTAATATTTGTACTGCACAGGCATTGCTGGCCAACATGGCTGCTATGTATGCTGTATACCACGGTGCGCAAGGTTTAAAAACCATCGCCAGCCGTGTTTCTCTACTGGCGCAAACGTTAAGCGTTGCTTTAGCCGAATTAGGTTTTACCAACGTAAACACCCAATATTTCGATACCCTGAAAATTGAAGCAGACGCAGCGGTAATTCGCCCAATTGCCGAAAAACATCAGACCAACTTCCACTACTTTGCGGATGGAACCATTGGTATTGCACTGGACGAAACCACTACCCAAACCAATGTACTGGACATCGTTTACATTTTTGCGGAAGCAAAAGGCCTGGACGAAGCCACCATCGGTTTTGAAGATGAATACGAATTATTCAACATACCTGCCTTTGCTAAACGCAGCTCGGCTTATCTTACCCACCCGGTATTCAACACGCACCACAGCGAAAGCCAGATGATGCGTTACCTGAAACAACTGGAAAATAAAGATCTGAGCTTAAATACCAGCATGATTAGCCTGGGTAGCTGTACCATGAAGCTGAACGCTGCTACAGAAATGATTCCTGTTAGCTGGCCTGAGTTTGGTCAAATGCACCCGTTTGTTCCTGCCGATCAGGCAAAGGGTTACGGCCAGATTATTGAAGAGCTGGGTAAATACCTGAGCGAGATCACCGGTTTTGACGCGTGCAGCCTGCAACCAAACAGTGGTGCGCAAGGAGAATACGCTGGTTTGTTAACCATTATGGACTTCCATAAAGCCAATGGTAATGCACACCGCAACGTAGTACTGATTCCTATTTCGGCACACGGCACTAACCCTGCCAGCGCTGTAATGGCCGGTATGAAAGTAGTAGTGGTGAAAAGCGACGAAGATGGACACATTGATGTAGCCGATCTGAAAGCGAAAGCAGAACAATATAAAGATACCCTGGGTGGTTTAATGGTTACTTACCCTTCTACACACGGTGTGTTTGAAGAAACCATCATAGAAATTTGTGCTACCATTCACCAATATGGTGGTCAGGTTTACATGGACGGTGCTAATATGAACGCACAGGTTGGTTTAACCTCACCTGGTAACATTGGCGCTGACGTTTGCCACCTGAACCTTCACAAAACCTTCGCTATACCGCACGGTGGTGGCGGTCCTGGCATGGGCCCTATTTGTGTAAAAGCACACTTAGCTCCTTACCTGCCTTCACACACTACTTTATTAACCGGCGAGTGGAGCAGCAGCAACAAAGGCAACGCTGTAAGTGCAGCAGCATTTGGTAGCGCTTCTATCCTGTTAATCAGCTATGCTTATATTAAAATGCTGGGTAAAACCGGTGTGAAAAGAGCAACGGAATATGCTATCCTTAATGCCAACTACATGAAGGCACGCCTGGAAAGCTTCTATAAAATATTATACAGTGGCTCTAACGGCACTTGTGCCCACGAGTTTATTGTAGATCTGCGTCCGTTCAAAACCACTTCCGGTGTTGAAGCAGAAGACGTAGCCAAACGTTTAATGGACTTTGGTTTCCACGCGCCTACCCTTAGTTTCCCTGTACCAGGCACTATTATGATTGAGCCTACAGAAAGCGAAGACAAAGGTGAACTGGACCGCTTCTGTGATGCTATGATCAGCATTTACGAAGAGATCAAAGCCATTGAAAACGGCTCATCAGACAAAGTGAACAATGCCTTGAAAAATGCACCGCATACACAGGCTATTATTTGTGCAGATGAGTGGACCAATGCTTACACCCGCCAGCAGGCTGCGTTCCCGTTATATTATGTAACGCAGAACAAGTTCTGGCCTAGCGTGTCAAGAATTAACAATACTCATGGCGACAGGAACCTGATTTGTACCTGTGAGCCTATTGAATCATACATGTCGTAG
- a CDS encoding Gfo/Idh/MocA family protein, protein MLKVGVFGVGHLGKFHLNSWKELSNIELVGFFDPNDVTAAEVVEKYGLKRFASAEELMAQVDAADIVAPTNHHFKLCEMAIRKGKHVFVEKPLAYTMDEARQLLEMTKEANIKMQVGHVERFNPAYRAIQNMPLNPMFIEVHRLAQFNPRGTEVSVILDLMIHDIDIILSLVKSDVKNISASGVSVMTDTPDIANVRIEFNNGCVANLTSSRISMKKMRKMRLFQKDAYIGIDFLEKNTEIIRLKQEGDDESVFTFDLETNNGTKTIAISNPAVTPGNAIKDELEAFANSILHNKPTLVTELDGYLAMEVAHKILDRIGSGNQS, encoded by the coding sequence ATGCTAAAAGTTGGCGTTTTTGGAGTAGGTCACTTAGGAAAGTTTCACCTGAACAGCTGGAAAGAGCTGTCGAACATAGAGTTGGTAGGCTTTTTCGATCCCAACGATGTTACAGCGGCTGAGGTGGTGGAAAAATATGGTTTGAAACGTTTTGCCAGTGCAGAAGAATTGATGGCACAGGTAGATGCTGCTGATATTGTAGCCCCTACCAACCACCATTTTAAACTGTGCGAAATGGCTATACGCAAAGGCAAACACGTGTTTGTGGAAAAGCCGCTTGCCTATACCATGGACGAAGCGCGCCAGTTGCTGGAGATGACCAAGGAAGCCAATATTAAAATGCAGGTAGGACATGTGGAGCGCTTTAACCCGGCGTACCGTGCTATACAGAACATGCCGCTAAACCCTATGTTTATAGAGGTGCACAGGCTGGCACAGTTTAACCCGCGCGGCACAGAGGTAAGCGTGATACTGGATTTAATGATTCATGACATCGACATTATCCTTAGCCTGGTAAAAAGCGATGTAAAAAATATCTCGGCAAGCGGTGTATCTGTAATGACAGATACACCGGATATTGCCAACGTGCGCATTGAATTCAATAACGGATGTGTGGCTAACTTAACCAGCAGCCGCATTAGTATGAAAAAGATGCGTAAAATGCGCCTTTTTCAGAAAGACGCCTACATTGGCATCGACTTTTTGGAAAAGAACACGGAAATCATACGCCTGAAACAGGAAGGGGATGATGAAAGCGTATTTACCTTTGACCTGGAAACCAACAATGGCACCAAAACCATTGCTATTTCCAACCCGGCTGTTACACCTGGCAATGCTATTAAAGACGAGCTGGAAGCTTTTGCAAACTCCATTTTGCACAATAAGCCAACCCTGGTAACAGAACTGGATGGATACCTGGCTATGGAAGTAGCGCATAAAATACTGGACAGAATAGGTAGTGGCAATCAGAGCTAG